In a genomic window of Streptomyces roseoviridis:
- the tmk gene encoding dTMP kinase gives MTRAEQPDTDAALVADSRERAVRALLRHQPLRRLWSAQLVGGTGDALALLVLVLLGLQAAVAAGALGGGYRGAALAVATVIAARMVATVLFGAVLLGPLTTLIAPGGPLDRRWTMIGADGLRLALLVVAPLWIDWTPDGALACLLGTVFVTGAAERVWTIAKESAAPALLPAPPVEGAAVRPLPDHLGALRTLSLRTGFLSVPAAAGVLLLATLVGNLLGSGIDWFGRHQAALGSYAAAGLFAASVSVLWFLELPGDRTPRPRSPLEGLRLPAEKGRTGALGLLVLACATVAAAIAAAASVAVLHAVDLDGGPVTYALLILALSGATAIGIRTAGSVLTVLSRRRLLALALTVTGVALLAMGLVPDTATVLALAALAGYAAGVAARTGHGLIDQETEETRRARVTAHLQAVVRVAVGIGALGAPLFAAGIGRHRLASGSFVFAHGGAAFTLMLVGALLLPVAAFVLAKTDDRAGVPLRRDLRDALRGADPAQTPSATGFFIALEGGDGAGKSTQVQALAEWIRAKGHEVVVTREPGATPVGKRLRSILLDVSSAGLSNRAEALLYAADRAEHVDSLVRPALERGAVVISDRYIDSSVAYQGAGRDLSPTEIARINRWATGGLVPHLTVLLDVSPETARERFTEAPDRLESEPPEFHARVRAGFLALAAGDPGRYLVVDAGQEPEAVTTVVRHRLDRMLPLSEAEVKAQEEARRKAEEEARRKAEEEAARKAEEERLERERQEQLARLRAEEEERKRREEEEARRLEAERQAEEARQRAEEARIAAEEERRRREAEEKARREEEARRRKQAEEEARLRAEAEERRREKQRKAEEALIRAEEARRLAEAAAAKAAEEAARKAAEEAARKAAAEKAAAEQAAAQAAREAEEKAAAEKAEAERRAAEARTLEQSANEVTVTTPIVKPDTVEPDRVEPDRVEPGAGKPGPGKPGRGTSDPGKAGSGKADPRQPGASKTGTGASDDTPTVSPNEVTVPTPVVRLDEDTTVIPRIRDAEETAVLPLVRDVDETAVLPPVRNSDPADRVPKDFFRDERDGDKDDRTEGTADANDRTRELPQLDEHGRPRRRSDWAEETPLDDLPTLADELLGSFGDDGEDDRRRRR, from the coding sequence ATGACGCGAGCAGAGCAGCCAGACACCGACGCCGCACTCGTCGCCGATTCCCGGGAGCGTGCCGTACGGGCCCTCTTGCGCCACCAGCCCCTGCGGAGGCTGTGGAGCGCCCAGCTCGTCGGCGGCACGGGCGACGCCCTCGCCCTCCTCGTCCTCGTCCTGCTCGGACTCCAGGCGGCCGTCGCCGCCGGAGCCCTCGGCGGCGGGTACCGGGGCGCCGCGCTGGCCGTGGCCACCGTGATCGCCGCGCGGATGGTCGCCACCGTCCTCTTCGGCGCCGTGCTGCTCGGCCCGCTCACCACACTGATCGCCCCCGGCGGCCCGCTCGACCGCCGCTGGACCATGATCGGCGCCGACGGGCTGCGGCTCGCGCTGCTCGTCGTCGCCCCCCTGTGGATCGACTGGACACCCGACGGCGCCCTCGCCTGCCTCCTGGGCACCGTCTTCGTCACCGGCGCCGCCGAACGCGTGTGGACGATCGCCAAGGAGAGCGCCGCCCCCGCGCTGCTGCCCGCCCCGCCGGTCGAGGGCGCCGCCGTCCGGCCGCTGCCCGACCACCTGGGCGCCCTGCGCACCCTCAGCCTGCGCACCGGCTTCCTGTCGGTGCCGGCCGCAGCCGGCGTCCTGCTCCTCGCGACGCTGGTCGGCAACCTGCTCGGCAGCGGCATCGACTGGTTCGGCCGGCACCAGGCCGCCCTCGGCTCCTACGCCGCCGCCGGACTCTTCGCCGCCTCCGTCTCCGTCCTGTGGTTCCTCGAGCTGCCCGGCGACCGCACCCCGCGCCCCCGTTCGCCCCTGGAGGGCCTCAGGCTCCCCGCGGAGAAGGGCCGCACCGGCGCGCTCGGGCTGCTCGTCCTGGCCTGCGCGACCGTGGCCGCCGCCATCGCCGCGGCCGCGTCCGTCGCCGTGCTCCACGCCGTCGACCTGGACGGCGGCCCCGTCACGTACGCCCTGCTGATCCTCGCGCTCAGCGGCGCCACCGCGATCGGCATCCGCACCGCCGGATCGGTCCTCACCGTCCTCTCCCGGCGCCGGCTGCTCGCCCTCGCGCTCACCGTCACCGGTGTGGCGCTGCTGGCGATGGGCCTGGTGCCGGACACCGCGACCGTGCTCGCGCTCGCCGCGCTCGCCGGTTACGCCGCCGGTGTCGCCGCCCGCACCGGCCACGGCCTGATCGACCAGGAGACCGAGGAGACCCGCAGGGCCCGCGTCACCGCCCACCTGCAGGCCGTCGTCCGCGTCGCCGTCGGCATCGGCGCGCTCGGCGCCCCGCTGTTCGCCGCCGGCATCGGCCGGCACCGGCTCGCCTCCGGCAGCTTCGTCTTCGCCCACGGCGGCGCCGCCTTCACGCTGATGCTGGTCGGCGCACTGCTCCTGCCCGTGGCCGCGTTCGTCCTCGCCAAGACCGACGACCGGGCGGGCGTCCCGCTCCGCCGCGACCTGCGCGACGCGCTGCGCGGCGCCGACCCGGCCCAGACCCCGTCGGCGACCGGCTTCTTCATCGCCCTGGAGGGCGGCGACGGCGCCGGCAAGTCCACGCAGGTCCAGGCGCTCGCCGAGTGGATCCGCGCCAAGGGGCACGAGGTGGTCGTCACCCGCGAGCCCGGCGCCACCCCGGTCGGCAAGCGGCTCCGGTCGATCCTGCTCGACGTCTCCAGCGCCGGACTGTCCAACCGCGCCGAGGCGCTGCTGTACGCGGCCGATCGCGCCGAGCACGTCGACTCGCTGGTCCGGCCCGCCCTGGAGCGCGGGGCGGTCGTGATCTCGGACCGGTACATCGACTCGTCCGTCGCCTACCAGGGCGCCGGCCGCGATCTGTCCCCGACCGAGATCGCCCGCATCAACCGCTGGGCGACCGGTGGCCTCGTCCCGCACCTGACCGTGCTGCTCGACGTCTCCCCGGAGACGGCCCGCGAGCGCTTCACCGAGGCCCCGGACCGGCTGGAGTCCGAGCCGCCCGAGTTCCACGCGCGCGTACGGGCCGGTTTCCTCGCACTCGCCGCCGGCGACCCCGGCCGCTACCTCGTCGTCGACGCCGGCCAGGAGCCGGAGGCCGTCACCACCGTCGTGCGCCACCGTCTCGACCGGATGCTGCCGCTCTCCGAGGCCGAGGTGAAGGCCCAGGAGGAGGCCCGCCGCAAGGCCGAGGAGGAAGCCCGGCGCAAGGCGGAGGAAGAGGCCGCCCGCAAGGCCGAGGAGGAGCGCCTGGAGCGCGAGCGCCAGGAACAGCTCGCCAGGCTCCGTGCCGAGGAGGAGGAGCGCAAGCGGCGCGAGGAGGAAGAGGCCCGCCGCCTGGAGGCCGAGCGCCAGGCGGAGGAGGCCCGGCAGCGCGCCGAGGAGGCCCGGATCGCCGCCGAGGAGGAGCGCAGGCGGCGCGAGGCCGAGGAGAAGGCTCGTCGCGAGGAGGAGGCCCGGCGCCGCAAGCAGGCCGAGGAGGAGGCCCGGCTGCGGGCCGAGGCCGAGGAGCGCCGCCGTGAGAAGCAGCGCAAGGCCGAGGAGGCGCTGATCCGCGCCGAGGAGGCTCGCCGGCTCGCCGAGGCCGCGGCCGCGAAGGCGGCCGAGGAGGCGGCCCGCAAGGCGGCGGAGGAAGCCGCCCGCAAGGCCGCCGCGGAGAAGGCGGCGGCCGAGCAGGCGGCGGCACAGGCCGCCCGCGAGGCGGAGGAGAAGGCAGCCGCGGAGAAGGCGGAGGCCGAGCGCAGGGCCGCCGAGGCGCGGACGCTGGAGCAGTCGGCCAACGAGGTCACGGTGACGACGCCGATCGTGAAGCCGGACACGGTGGAGCCGGACAGGGTGGAGCCGGACAGGGTGGAGCCGGGCGCCGGGAAGCCGGGTCCGGGGAAGCCCGGCCGCGGCACGTCGGACCCGGGCAAGGCCGGTTCCGGGAAGGCCGACCCGCGGCAGCCGGGCGCCTCGAAGACCGGCACGGGCGCATCCGACGACACGCCCACCGTGTCCCCGAACGAGGTCACCGTGCCCACCCCGGTCGTCAGGCTCGACGAGGACACCACGGTCATCCCGCGGATCCGGGACGCCGAGGAGACGGCGGTGCTGCCGCT